Proteins encoded together in one Mycobacterium simiae window:
- a CDS encoding aldo/keto reductase, translating to MTDKPLPGGTGRLGTATVARMGYGAMQLLEPSPDDAAAVLRRAIELGVNHIDTASFYGPGEVNRRIRAALAPYPDDLVIVSKVGARFTGGQPIPLAPAQRPAELRAAVEDDLRQLGLDRVPVVNLRRLDVGIGMAAEGDQIVGLDDQLAEMIALRDEGKIGGIGISSVPFDVLRRALPAGIVCVQNAYSLLDRSQEEMVDVCNAEGIAWVPYFPLGSAFPGFPKVADNQVVVEIAGELGVTGAQVGLAWLLAHTPNTLLIPGTRSIAHLEENIGAADVTLSAEAIARLDAVTTPGADLWVNGVEPFLEAPQT from the coding sequence ATGACCGACAAACCACTGCCCGGCGGTACCGGGCGCCTGGGCACGGCCACCGTCGCCCGCATGGGCTACGGCGCCATGCAACTCCTCGAGCCGTCGCCAGACGACGCGGCCGCGGTGCTGCGTCGGGCGATCGAACTCGGCGTCAACCACATCGACACCGCGTCGTTCTACGGCCCCGGCGAGGTGAACCGGCGGATCCGTGCGGCGCTAGCTCCATACCCTGACGACCTCGTCATCGTCAGCAAGGTCGGCGCCCGCTTCACCGGCGGGCAACCCATCCCACTCGCGCCCGCGCAGCGACCCGCTGAGCTACGCGCGGCCGTCGAAGACGACCTGCGCCAGCTCGGCCTGGACCGCGTGCCGGTGGTCAACCTGCGCCGGCTCGACGTCGGGATCGGTATGGCCGCCGAGGGCGACCAGATCGTCGGCCTCGACGACCAGCTCGCCGAGATGATCGCGCTGCGCGACGAGGGCAAGATCGGCGGGATCGGCATCAGCAGTGTGCCGTTCGACGTGCTGCGGCGAGCGCTGCCGGCCGGCATCGTCTGCGTGCAGAACGCCTACAGCCTGCTGGACCGCTCCCAGGAAGAGATGGTCGATGTCTGCAACGCCGAGGGCATCGCCTGGGTGCCATACTTCCCGCTCGGCTCGGCGTTCCCGGGATTTCCGAAGGTCGCCGACAACCAGGTGGTGGTGGAGATCGCCGGCGAGTTGGGCGTCACCGGTGCCCAGGTGGGGCTGGCGTGGTTGCTGGCTCACACCCCGAACACGTTGCTGATTCCCGGCACCCGGTCGATCGCCCACCTCGAGGAGAACATCGGTGCGGCCGACGTCACGCTGAGCGCCGAGGCGATCGCCCGCCTGGACGCCGTCACCACACCCGGTGCCGATTTATGGGTGAACGGTGTCGAACCCTTCTTGGAGGCGCCGCAAACCTGA
- a CDS encoding DUF3349 domain-containing protein, with product MNRFLSSVVSWLRAGYPEGVPPTDTFALLALLANRLSNDEVKLVANELMLRGDFDKIDIGVMISKLTDELPSEEDIERVRTRLATQGWPLDDPHGDEHDELNGGAHA from the coding sequence GTGAACCGATTTCTCAGCTCGGTTGTGTCGTGGTTGCGCGCGGGCTACCCGGAAGGCGTCCCGCCGACGGATACCTTTGCTCTGCTGGCACTGCTGGCTAACCGTTTGTCCAACGACGAGGTCAAGCTCGTCGCCAACGAGCTGATGTTGCGGGGCGACTTCGACAAGATCGACATCGGCGTGATGATCAGCAAGCTCACCGACGAGCTGCCGTCCGAGGAGGACATCGAGCGGGTGCGGACCCGGCTGGCCACCCAGGGCTGGCCGCTGGACGATCCACACGGCGACGAGCACGACGAACTCAACGGTGGAGCACACGCATAG
- a CDS encoding TetR/AcrR family transcriptional regulator, which produces MAVRSDARRNRERLLHAAAAAFTANGASASLESIARDAGVGIGTLYRHFPNREALVEAVYQAELAEVAAAAGQLLKRHPPKIALRRWMDRYASFVAAKRGMAESLQAIFASGAIAPSQTRDSIVGAVQLLLQAGAEDATLRADVQADDVVSSLIGIFLVSGTPEQTGRMLDLLVAGVTR; this is translated from the coding sequence ATGGCCGTAAGGTCCGATGCCCGGCGCAACCGCGAGCGGCTGCTGCACGCGGCCGCCGCGGCATTCACCGCGAACGGCGCATCGGCCTCGCTCGAATCGATCGCCCGCGACGCGGGTGTGGGAATCGGAACGCTCTACCGCCATTTCCCCAACCGGGAAGCCCTCGTCGAGGCGGTCTACCAGGCCGAGCTTGCCGAGGTGGCCGCGGCCGCCGGGCAGCTGCTCAAGCGGCATCCGCCCAAAATTGCGCTGCGACGGTGGATGGACCGCTACGCGAGCTTCGTCGCCGCCAAACGCGGCATGGCCGAGTCCTTGCAGGCGATCTTCGCTTCGGGTGCTATTGCCCCCAGCCAGACTCGCGACAGCATCGTCGGCGCCGTCCAGCTGCTGTTACAAGCCGGTGCGGAAGACGCGACGCTGCGCGCCGATGTGCAGGCCGACGACGTGGTGTCCAGCCTAATCGGCATCTTCCTGGTCAGCGGTACGCCGGAGCAGACCGGACGCATGCTCGACCTGCTGGTCGCCGGCGTGACTCGCTGA
- a CDS encoding nitroreductase family deazaflavin-dependent oxidoreductase → MGTPDGSTPHAKPPWWLKPANKLFIQMSKLGISFGGESPVVLTVPGRNSGVPRSTPITPMTVDGRRYVVGGFPGADWVKNVRAAGEVTLRRGRTTERVRMVELSAEDAKPLLRAFPTEVPTGVGFMKRSGLVKDGRPEEFEALAGRCAVFRFDPLD, encoded by the coding sequence ATGGGTACGCCCGACGGGTCGACGCCGCACGCCAAACCCCCGTGGTGGCTCAAGCCGGCGAACAAACTCTTCATCCAGATGTCGAAGCTGGGTATCAGTTTCGGCGGTGAAAGCCCGGTCGTGCTGACCGTGCCCGGTCGCAACTCCGGCGTTCCCCGGTCCACCCCGATAACCCCGATGACCGTCGACGGCCGGCGCTACGTAGTTGGTGGCTTCCCCGGCGCGGACTGGGTCAAAAACGTAAGGGCCGCAGGCGAAGTCACGCTGCGGCGCGGGCGTACGACGGAGCGGGTCCGGATGGTGGAACTGTCTGCCGAGGACGCCAAGCCGCTGTTGCGGGCGTTTCCGACCGAGGTGCCCACCGGGGTCGGCTTCATGAAGCGGTCCGGACTGGTTAAGGACGGAAGGCCCGAAGAGTTCGAGGCACTGGCCGGCCGTTGCGCCGTATTCCGATTCGATCCCTTGGATTAG
- a CDS encoding inorganic phosphate transporter, which translates to MDIQLFLLVIVVVTALAFDFTNGFHDTANAMATSIASGALKPKTAVALSAALNLVGAFLSTTVAATIAKGLIDSSVVTLELVFAGLVGGVVWNLLTWLLGIPSSSSHALIGGIIGATIAAVGAHGVIWKGVMSKAIIPAVVSVFLAIAVGAVATWLVYRITRSLRRERTEAGFRRGQIGSASLVSLAHGTNDAQKTMGIIFLALMSYGSVSKSAAVPPLWVIVACALAMATGTYLGGWRIIRTLGKGLVEIQSPQGMAAESSSAAVILLSAHFGYALSTTQVCTGSVMGSGLGKPGGEVRWGVAGRMGVAWLVTLPLAGLVGAITYWIVHLIGGYPGAIVGFGLLIAVSTVIYLRSRRTKVDHHNVNAEWEGNLTAGLDGSDVKRPPGDGDAKVGSAASSDDVSVGQL; encoded by the coding sequence GTGGACATACAACTGTTCCTCTTGGTGATCGTCGTCGTCACCGCACTCGCTTTCGATTTCACCAACGGCTTCCACGACACCGCCAACGCCATGGCGACGTCCATCGCCAGCGGTGCCCTCAAGCCCAAAACAGCTGTCGCACTGTCCGCGGCGCTCAACCTCGTCGGCGCGTTCCTGTCCACCACCGTCGCGGCCACGATCGCCAAGGGCCTCATCGACTCCAGCGTGGTCACCCTGGAACTCGTGTTCGCGGGCCTGGTCGGCGGTGTCGTGTGGAACCTGCTGACCTGGCTGCTCGGCATCCCCTCCAGCTCGTCGCATGCGTTGATCGGCGGCATCATCGGCGCCACCATCGCCGCCGTCGGCGCGCACGGGGTGATCTGGAAGGGCGTCATGTCCAAGGCCATCATCCCGGCGGTGGTGTCGGTGTTTCTGGCCATCGCGGTCGGCGCCGTAGCGACCTGGCTGGTGTACCGGATCACCCGCAGCCTGAGGCGGGAGCGCACCGAGGCCGGCTTCCGCCGCGGCCAGATCGGGTCGGCGTCGCTGGTTTCGCTGGCGCACGGCACCAACGACGCCCAAAAGACGATGGGCATCATCTTCCTGGCCCTGATGTCCTACGGCTCGGTCAGCAAGAGCGCGGCGGTACCGCCGCTGTGGGTCATCGTGGCGTGCGCGCTGGCCATGGCCACCGGCACCTACCTGGGCGGCTGGCGGATCATCCGCACGCTGGGCAAGGGCCTGGTCGAGATTCAGTCGCCGCAGGGCATGGCCGCCGAATCCTCCTCGGCCGCAGTCATTCTGCTTTCCGCCCACTTCGGCTACGCGCTGTCGACCACCCAGGTCTGCACCGGATCGGTGATGGGCAGCGGGTTGGGCAAGCCCGGCGGCGAGGTCCGCTGGGGCGTGGCCGGCCGGATGGGGGTGGCGTGGCTGGTCACGCTTCCGCTGGCCGGGCTGGTCGGGGCGATCACCTACTGGATCGTCCACCTCATCGGCGGCTACCCCGGCGCCATCGTCGGCTTCGGGTTGCTGATCGCGGTCTCCACCGTGATCTACCTGCGGTCGCGCCGGACCAAGGTCGACCACCACAACGTCAACGCCGAGTGGGAAGGCAACCTGACCGCCGGCCTCGACGGTTCGGACGTCAAGCGGCCGCCCGGCGACGGTGACGCCAAGGTGGGGTCCGCTGCCAGCTCCGACGACGTGAGCGTGGGGCAGCTGTGA
- a CDS encoding 1,4-dihydroxy-2-naphthoyl-CoA synthase, with protein sequence MTDNPFDPSRWRIVDGFGDLTDITYHRHVTDATVRVAFDRPEVRNAFRPHTVDELYRVLDHARMSPDVGVVLLTGNGPSPKDGGWAFCSGGDQRIRGRSGYQYASGETADTVDVARAGRLHILEVQRLIRFMPKVVICLVNGWAAGGGHSLHVVCDLTLASREHARFKQTDADVGSFDGGYGSAYLARQVGQKFAREIFFLGRPYTAEQMHHMGAVNEVVDHAELERVAIQWAAEINAKSPQAQRMLKFAFNLLDDGLVGQQLFAGEATRLAYMTDEAVEGRDAFLEKRAPDWSPFPRYF encoded by the coding sequence TTGACCGACAACCCGTTTGACCCTTCACGGTGGCGTATCGTCGACGGCTTCGGCGACCTGACCGACATCACCTACCACCGCCACGTCACCGACGCCACGGTGCGGGTGGCGTTCGACCGCCCGGAGGTGCGCAATGCCTTTCGGCCGCACACCGTTGACGAGTTGTACCGGGTGCTCGACCACGCGCGGATGTCACCCGATGTGGGTGTGGTGCTGCTGACCGGCAATGGGCCCTCGCCCAAGGATGGCGGGTGGGCGTTCTGCTCGGGCGGCGACCAGCGCATCCGCGGGCGCAGCGGGTACCAATACGCCAGCGGCGAAACCGCCGACACCGTCGACGTGGCCCGCGCCGGCCGGCTGCACATCCTCGAGGTGCAGCGGCTGATCCGGTTCATGCCCAAGGTGGTGATCTGCCTGGTCAACGGCTGGGCGGCCGGCGGGGGGCACAGCCTGCACGTGGTGTGCGACCTGACCCTAGCCAGCCGCGAGCACGCCCGCTTCAAGCAGACCGACGCCGACGTCGGCAGCTTCGACGGCGGCTACGGTAGCGCCTATTTGGCCCGTCAGGTCGGCCAGAAGTTCGCCCGGGAGATCTTCTTCCTGGGCCGCCCGTACACCGCCGAGCAGATGCACCACATGGGTGCGGTCAACGAGGTCGTCGACCATGCCGAGCTGGAGCGGGTCGCCATCCAGTGGGCGGCCGAGATCAATGCCAAGTCGCCGCAGGCGCAACGGATGCTCAAGTTCGCGTTCAACCTGCTCGACGACGGCCTGGTGGGCCAGCAGTTGTTCGCCGGGGAGGCGACCCGGTTGGCGTACATGACCGACGAGGCCGTCGAGGGCCGCGACGCGTTCCTGGAGAAGCGCGCCCCGGACTGGAGCCCATTCCCCCGGTACTTCTAG
- a CDS encoding SDR family oxidoreductase, translating into MSKSPLRRLTDQLVLATMRPPMSPQILVNRPAMKPVQLAGQRILLTGASSGIGEAAAEQFARHGATVVVVARRAELLDTLADRITAAGNDAIAIPCDLSDMGAIDALVADVQNRLGGVDILINNAGRSIRRPLAESLERWHDVERTMVLNYYAPLRLIRGLAPGMIERGDGHIINVSTWGVLSEASPLFAVYNASKAALSMVSRVVETEWGPRGVHSTTLYYPLVATPMIAPTKAYQGMPALTSEEAATWMITAARTRPVRVAPRMAIAAKALDTFGPRWVNAVMQRQSLQPNRATDN; encoded by the coding sequence GTGAGTAAGAGTCCCCTTCGCCGGCTTACCGATCAGTTGGTGCTGGCCACCATGCGACCACCCATGTCGCCGCAAATTCTGGTCAACCGGCCGGCGATGAAACCGGTCCAGCTCGCCGGCCAGCGCATCCTGCTCACCGGGGCGTCGTCCGGTATCGGCGAGGCCGCCGCCGAGCAATTCGCCCGGCACGGGGCCACGGTGGTGGTGGTCGCCCGCCGCGCGGAGTTGCTGGACACGCTCGCCGACCGGATCACCGCCGCGGGCAACGACGCGATAGCGATACCGTGTGATCTGTCCGACATGGGGGCGATCGACGCGCTGGTGGCCGACGTCCAGAATCGCCTCGGCGGGGTCGACATTTTGATCAACAACGCCGGCCGGTCCATCCGCCGGCCGCTGGCGGAGTCGCTGGAACGCTGGCACGACGTCGAGCGGACCATGGTGCTCAACTATTACGCGCCGTTGCGGCTGATTCGCGGCCTTGCCCCCGGGATGATCGAGCGTGGCGACGGGCACATCATCAACGTCTCGACCTGGGGCGTGCTGTCGGAGGCATCGCCGCTGTTCGCGGTGTACAACGCGTCCAAGGCTGCGCTGTCGATGGTCAGCCGGGTCGTCGAGACCGAATGGGGCCCGCGCGGCGTGCACTCCACGACGCTGTACTACCCGCTGGTCGCCACCCCGATGATCGCGCCGACGAAGGCCTACCAAGGGATGCCGGCGTTGACGTCCGAGGAGGCCGCCACATGGATGATCACCGCCGCCCGCACCCGCCCGGTGCGCGTCGCCCCGCGGATGGCGATCGCGGCCAAGGCCCTGGACACCTTCGGGCCCCGCTGGGTCAACGCCGTCATGCAACGCCAGAGCCTGCAGCCCAACCGAGCAACCGATAACTGA
- a CDS encoding o-succinylbenzoate synthase, whose product MRVRFRGITTREVALIEGPAGWGEFGAFVEYLPPEAAHWLASGIEAAYRPPPPVRRERIPINATVPAVPADRVAEVLARFPGAATAKVKVAEPGQTLADDVARVNAVRALLPTVRVDANGGWTVAQAVRATAALTADGPLEYLEQPCATVAELARLRRHPQMPDVPIAADESIRKADDPLAVVRSGAADIAVLKVAPLGGISALLDIAAQIDIPVVISSALDSAVGIATGLTAAAALPQLRHACGLGTGGLFVEDVADVAAPVDGNLAVGPVTPDPARLQTLAAPPARRQWWIDRVTACHSLLVPSCE is encoded by the coding sequence ATGCGGGTGCGGTTCCGCGGCATCACCACCCGGGAAGTCGCGCTGATCGAGGGCCCGGCGGGGTGGGGGGAGTTCGGGGCGTTCGTCGAATACCTGCCCCCCGAGGCCGCGCACTGGCTGGCGTCGGGCATCGAGGCCGCCTACCGGCCGCCGCCGCCGGTGCGTCGCGAGCGCATCCCGATCAACGCGACGGTGCCGGCCGTGCCCGCCGACCGGGTCGCCGAGGTGCTCGCCCGCTTTCCCGGGGCCGCGACCGCGAAGGTGAAGGTGGCCGAGCCCGGCCAGACGCTGGCCGACGACGTCGCCCGGGTCAACGCGGTGCGCGCGCTGCTGCCGACGGTGCGGGTAGACGCCAACGGCGGCTGGACGGTGGCGCAGGCCGTGCGGGCCACCGCCGCCCTGACCGCCGACGGGCCGCTGGAATACCTCGAACAGCCCTGCGCCACGGTCGCCGAGCTCGCGCGATTACGCCGGCACCCGCAGATGCCGGATGTGCCGATCGCCGCCGACGAGAGCATCCGCAAGGCCGACGATCCGCTGGCCGTGGTCCGCTCCGGCGCCGCCGACATCGCGGTGCTCAAAGTGGCTCCGCTGGGCGGCATTTCGGCGCTGTTGGACATTGCCGCGCAGATCGACATCCCGGTGGTGATCTCCAGTGCGCTGGACTCGGCGGTCGGCATCGCCACCGGCCTGACCGCGGCGGCCGCCCTGCCGCAGCTGCGGCACGCCTGCGGGCTGGGCACCGGCGGCCTGTTTGTCGAGGATGTCGCCGACGTGGCTGCCCCGGTCGACGGCAACCTGGCCGTCGGACCGGTGACGCCCGACCCGGCGCGGCTGCAGACGCTGGCGGCACCGCCCGCGCGGCGGCAGTGGTGGATCGACCGGGTCACGGCCTGTCATTCGCTCCTTGTACCGTCGTGCGAGTGA
- the fadD8 gene encoding fatty-acid--CoA ligase FadD8, producing the protein MTDDLLRNPTHNGHLLVGALKRHKTKPVLFLGDTTLTGGQMAERISQYIQAFEALGAGTGVAVGLLSLNRPEVLLIIGAGQTRGYRRTALHPLGSLDDHAYVLNDAGISSLIIDPNPMFVERALTLLDKVPGLQQILTIGPVPEQLQGARAHVVDLAAEAAKYDPAPLEAAELPPDQVIGLTYTGGTTGKPKGVMGTAQSISSMTQIQLSEWEWPENPRFLMITPLSHAGAAYFLPTLIKGGEMHVLPKFDPAEVLKTVEEKRITATFLVPSMLYALMDHPDSHTRDLSSLQTVYYGASAINPVRLAEAIRRFGQIFAQNYGQSEAPMAITYLAKGEHDEKRLSSCGRPTLFARVALLGEDGQPVPQGEPGEICVSGPLLAGGYWNLPEETAKTFKDGWLHTGDMAREDEDGFYFIVDRVKDMIVTGGFNVFPREVEDVVAEHPAVAQVCVVGAPDEKWGEAVTAVVVLRADAPRDEAAIEAMTAEIQAAVKDRKGSVQSPKRVVIAESLPLTGLGKPDKKAVRAQFWEGAARSVG; encoded by the coding sequence ATGACGGACGACCTGCTGCGCAATCCGACCCATAACGGCCATCTGTTGGTGGGCGCGCTCAAGCGCCACAAGACCAAGCCCGTCCTATTTCTCGGCGACACCACCCTGACCGGCGGTCAAATGGCCGAGCGCATCAGCCAGTACATCCAGGCCTTCGAGGCGCTCGGCGCCGGCACCGGTGTCGCCGTCGGTCTGCTGTCACTCAACCGGCCCGAGGTGTTGCTGATCATCGGCGCGGGCCAGACCCGCGGCTACCGGCGCACCGCGCTGCACCCGCTGGGGTCGCTGGACGATCACGCCTACGTGCTCAACGACGCCGGGATCAGCTCGCTGATCATCGACCCCAACCCGATGTTCGTCGAACGCGCGCTGACCCTGCTGGACAAAGTGCCGGGGCTGCAGCAGATCCTGACCATCGGCCCGGTGCCCGAGCAGCTGCAGGGCGCGCGGGCACACGTCGTCGACCTGGCGGCCGAGGCGGCCAAGTACGACCCGGCACCCCTAGAGGCCGCCGAGCTGCCGCCGGATCAGGTCATCGGATTGACCTACACAGGGGGCACCACCGGTAAGCCCAAGGGCGTGATGGGCACCGCGCAGTCGATCTCGTCGATGACCCAGATCCAGCTCAGCGAATGGGAATGGCCGGAGAACCCGCGGTTTTTGATGATCACCCCGCTCTCGCACGCGGGAGCGGCGTACTTCCTCCCCACCCTGATCAAGGGCGGCGAAATGCATGTGCTACCCAAGTTCGATCCAGCCGAGGTGCTGAAAACCGTTGAGGAGAAGCGCATTACGGCTACCTTCCTGGTGCCGTCGATGTTGTATGCGCTGATGGACCATCCCGATTCGCATACGCGCGACCTCTCCTCGCTTCAGACCGTCTACTACGGCGCCTCAGCGATCAACCCGGTGCGGCTGGCCGAGGCGATCCGCCGCTTCGGCCAGATCTTCGCCCAGAACTACGGGCAGTCCGAAGCGCCGATGGCCATCACTTATCTGGCCAAGGGCGAGCACGACGAGAAGCGGCTCTCCTCCTGCGGGCGTCCGACACTGTTCGCGCGGGTGGCACTGCTGGGCGAGGACGGCCAACCGGTGCCGCAAGGCGAGCCGGGCGAGATCTGCGTCAGCGGGCCGCTGCTGGCGGGCGGCTATTGGAACCTGCCCGAGGAGACGGCGAAGACGTTCAAAGACGGCTGGCTACACACCGGCGACATGGCCCGCGAGGACGAGGACGGCTTCTACTTCATCGTCGACCGGGTCAAGGACATGATCGTCACCGGCGGCTTCAACGTGTTTCCCCGCGAGGTCGAGGACGTCGTCGCCGAGCACCCGGCCGTCGCCCAGGTGTGTGTGGTCGGCGCGCCCGACGAGAAGTGGGGCGAAGCCGTCACCGCGGTGGTGGTGCTGCGCGCCGACGCGCCGCGCGACGAGGCCGCCATCGAGGCGATGACCGCCGAGATTCAGGCCGCGGTCAAGGACCGCAAGGGCTCGGTGCAGTCGCCGAAGCGAGTGGTGATCGCCGAATCGCTGCCGTTGACCGGGCTGGGCAAGCCGGACAAGAAGGCCGTCCGCGCCCAGTTCTGGGAGGGCGCCGCCCGCTCGGTCGGGTAG
- a CDS encoding amidohydrolase: MGQADLVVTGTVLTVDQAKPTAEALAVADGRIVAVGTRAEVAVLAGPDTQTVDVGDGCVMPGFVEAHGHPLMEAVALSDRLVDIRPVTMRSADDVVAAIGSEVARRGSDGAYLNGWDPLLQNGLPEPTLSWLDHIAPDGPLVIIHNSGHKAYFNSRAAQLHGLTRDTPDPKGAKFGRDAAGELDGTAEETGAVFPLLSGAIDFADYPRMLLAECARLNRAGLTTCSEMAFDPGFRPMVEQLRSQLTVRLRTYEISNPQMRTDATPGQGDDLLRQVGIKIWVDGSPWIGNIDLSFPYLDTEATRIIGVAPGSCGCANYTAEQLHEIVGAYFPLGWPMACHVQGDAGVDTILDVYEQALKAHPRDDHRLRLEHVGAIRPEQLQRAADLGVTCSIFVDQIHYWGDVIVDGLFGEERGTRWMPAGSAVATGMRISLHNDPPVTPEEPLRNISVAVTRTAPSGRVLGPQERLTVEQAIRAQTIDAAWQLFSDDVVGSIEVGKYADLVVLSADPRTVPPEQIADLDVWATYLAGRRVYGR, from the coding sequence ATGGGGCAGGCAGATCTCGTCGTTACCGGAACCGTCCTGACCGTCGACCAGGCGAAGCCCACCGCTGAGGCGCTTGCCGTCGCCGATGGCCGCATCGTCGCAGTCGGAACCCGTGCCGAGGTGGCCGTCCTCGCCGGCCCCGACACCCAGACCGTCGATGTCGGCGACGGCTGCGTGATGCCGGGATTCGTTGAGGCACACGGTCATCCGCTGATGGAGGCAGTCGCGTTGTCGGATCGCCTCGTCGACATCCGGCCGGTCACCATGCGCAGCGCCGACGACGTCGTGGCCGCCATCGGTTCCGAGGTGGCGCGGCGCGGATCCGACGGCGCCTACCTCAACGGCTGGGACCCGTTGCTGCAGAACGGTCTTCCGGAGCCGACGCTGAGCTGGCTCGACCACATCGCGCCCGATGGCCCGCTGGTGATCATTCACAACTCCGGGCACAAGGCGTACTTCAACTCGCGCGCCGCCCAGCTTCACGGACTCACCCGCGACACCCCGGACCCGAAGGGCGCCAAGTTCGGTCGCGACGCCGCAGGCGAACTCGACGGCACCGCGGAGGAAACCGGCGCGGTATTCCCGCTGCTGAGCGGTGCCATCGACTTCGCCGACTACCCGCGGATGCTGCTCGCCGAGTGTGCCCGGCTCAACCGCGCCGGCCTGACGACCTGTTCGGAAATGGCCTTCGACCCCGGCTTCCGGCCGATGGTCGAACAGCTGCGCTCGCAGCTCACGGTACGGCTGCGCACCTACGAAATCTCCAACCCGCAGATGCGTACCGACGCCACCCCCGGGCAAGGCGACGACCTGCTGCGCCAGGTCGGCATCAAGATCTGGGTCGACGGCTCGCCCTGGATCGGCAACATCGATCTGTCGTTTCCTTACCTGGACACCGAGGCCACCCGGATCATCGGCGTCGCCCCGGGCTCGTGTGGTTGCGCCAACTACACCGCCGAGCAGCTGCACGAAATCGTCGGGGCGTACTTCCCGCTGGGCTGGCCGATGGCCTGCCACGTACAGGGTGACGCCGGGGTGGACACCATCCTCGACGTCTACGAACAGGCACTGAAAGCCCATCCGCGCGACGACCACCGGCTGCGGCTCGAGCACGTCGGCGCCATCCGGCCCGAACAGCTGCAGCGCGCCGCCGACCTCGGCGTGACCTGCAGCATCTTCGTCGACCAGATCCACTACTGGGGCGACGTCATCGTCGACGGCCTGTTCGGCGAGGAGCGCGGAACCCGTTGGATGCCAGCCGGATCCGCCGTGGCCACCGGAATGCGGATTTCGTTGCACAACGACCCTCCCGTCACGCCGGAGGAGCCGCTGCGCAACATCAGCGTGGCGGTGACCCGCACCGCGCCCAGCGGCCGGGTACTCGGCCCGCAGGAACGGCTGACCGTCGAGCAGGCGATCCGCGCCCAGACCATCGATGCCGCATGGCAGCTGTTCTCCGACGACGTGGTCGGGTCGATCGAGGTCGGCAAGTACGCGGATCTGGTGGTGCTGTCGGCCGACCCGCGCACGGTGCCGCCCGAGCAGATCGCCGATCTTGACGTCTGGGCGACGTATCTGGCCGGGCGCCGGGTCTACGGCCGGTGA
- a CDS encoding VOC family protein, whose translation MEILASRMLLRPSDYQRSLTFYRDKIGLAIWRDYGAGTVFFAGQSLLELAGYSEPDPGQAVFPGALWLQVRDLEATQAELAGRGVQIARAARREPWGLKEMHVADPDGLTLIFVEVPPEHPLRRDTRNELQEKSG comes from the coding sequence ATGGAGATCCTGGCCAGCCGGATGCTGCTGCGCCCGTCGGACTATCAGCGATCGCTAACCTTCTACCGTGACAAGATAGGGCTGGCGATTTGGCGTGATTATGGCGCTGGCACAGTCTTTTTCGCGGGCCAGTCGCTGCTGGAGTTGGCAGGATACAGCGAACCCGACCCGGGCCAGGCAGTCTTTCCCGGCGCGCTGTGGTTGCAGGTCCGCGACCTCGAGGCCACCCAGGCCGAGCTCGCGGGCCGCGGGGTGCAAATCGCCCGCGCAGCACGGCGTGAGCCCTGGGGGTTGAAAGAGATGCATGTGGCCGATCCGGACGGCCTGACGTTGATCTTCGTCGAGGTGCCGCCGGAGCACCCGTTGCGCCGCGACACCCGAAATGAACTACAGGAAAAATCGGGTTAA